In Paraburkholderia bryophila, a single genomic region encodes these proteins:
- a CDS encoding glutathione S-transferase N-terminal domain-containing protein → MMVLYSGTTSPFCQRCRLVLFEKGMDFEIRDVDLFNKPEDIAVMNPYGQVPILVERDLILYESNIINEYIDERFPHPQLMPADPVQRARARLFLLNFEKELFVHVGTLENEKGKAAEKNHEKARLAIRDRLTQLAPIFLKNKYMLGEDFSMLDVAIAPLLWRLDHYGIELSKNAAPLMKYAERIFSRPAYIEALTPSEKVMRR, encoded by the coding sequence ATGATGGTTCTGTATTCCGGCACAACTAGCCCGTTCTGCCAGCGCTGCCGGCTGGTGTTGTTCGAAAAGGGCATGGACTTCGAAATCCGCGACGTCGACCTGTTTAACAAGCCGGAAGACATCGCCGTGATGAATCCGTATGGTCAAGTGCCGATTCTCGTCGAACGGGACCTGATTCTGTACGAATCGAACATCATCAACGAGTACATCGACGAGCGCTTCCCGCACCCGCAACTGATGCCGGCCGATCCGGTTCAGCGCGCGCGCGCCCGTCTGTTCCTGCTGAACTTCGAAAAGGAACTGTTCGTTCACGTCGGCACGCTCGAAAACGAAAAGGGCAAGGCCGCCGAAAAGAATCACGAGAAGGCCCGTCTCGCGATCCGCGATCGCCTGACGCAGCTCGCGCCGATCTTCCTGAAGAACAAGTACATGCTCGGCGAAGATTTCTCGATGCTCGACGTCGCGATCGCGCCGTTGCTGTGGCGTCTGGATCACTACGGCATCGAACTGTCGAAGAACGCAGCACCGCTGATGAAGTACGCCGAGCGCATTTTCAGCCGCCCGGCTTATATCGAAGCGCTGACGCCGTCGGAAAAGGTGATGCGTCGTTGA
- a CDS encoding DUF1415 domain-containing protein, protein MPLPAESHDAIIAATRHWLTEAVIGLNLCPFAKAVHVKGQIRYAVSDATDMEAVLADLETELQTLIAADPNAVDTTLLIVPNALGDFLDYNDCLFFAERMIKQLRLEGVIQIASFHPFYQFEGSEPDEIENYTNRAPYPIFHLLREDSIERAVQAFPDAEAIYERNQETLRRIGLAGWNALLKR, encoded by the coding sequence ATGCCGTTGCCCGCCGAATCCCACGACGCCATCATCGCCGCTACTCGCCATTGGTTGACCGAGGCGGTGATCGGACTGAATCTCTGTCCGTTTGCGAAGGCGGTGCATGTGAAAGGCCAGATTCGCTACGCCGTTAGCGACGCTACGGACATGGAAGCGGTTTTGGCCGATCTGGAAACCGAGCTTCAAACCCTGATCGCCGCCGATCCGAACGCCGTGGATACCACGCTGCTGATCGTTCCCAACGCGCTCGGCGATTTTCTCGACTACAACGACTGCCTGTTCTTCGCCGAACGGATGATCAAGCAGCTTCGTCTGGAAGGCGTGATTCAGATCGCCAGCTTCCATCCGTTTTATCAGTTCGAAGGCAGCGAGCCGGACGAGATCGAGAACTATACGAACCGGGCGCCGTATCCGATCTTTCACCTGCTACGTGAAGACAGCATCGAGCGGGCGGTTCAGGCTTTTCCCGACGCGGAAGCCATCTACGAACGCAATCAGGAAACGCTCCGGCGAATCGGCCTGGCCGGCTGGAACGCCCTTCTGAAGCGTTAA
- a CDS encoding class I SAM-dependent methyltransferase: MSSKTHEIRPNQSVELLKELHILTRDGKMNQDSRRKLKQVYHLFQFIEPLLKERKDDQGAVTLVDHGAGKSYLGFILYDLFFKEFQDAAGGASHIYGIETREDLVTKSEELATRLGFTGMSFLNLSVAESITSDRLPERIDIVTALHACNTATDDAIRFALQKQAKNIVVVPCCQAEVAGVLKQNKGKSLGNALTEIWRHPLHTREFGSQITNVLRCLQLEAHGYQVSVTELVGWEHSMKNELIVAQYKDLPRRRPAERLNEVMETLGIEELKERFFVSG, encoded by the coding sequence ATGTCCAGCAAAACCCACGAAATCCGTCCCAATCAGTCCGTCGAGCTGCTGAAGGAGCTCCACATCCTCACGCGCGACGGCAAGATGAATCAGGACAGCCGCCGCAAGCTCAAGCAGGTCTACCACCTGTTCCAGTTCATCGAGCCGTTGCTCAAGGAACGCAAGGACGATCAGGGGGCGGTGACGCTGGTCGACCACGGCGCCGGCAAGTCATACCTAGGTTTTATTCTGTACGACCTTTTCTTCAAGGAGTTTCAGGATGCCGCGGGTGGGGCTTCGCACATATACGGCATTGAAACGCGCGAGGATCTGGTCACCAAGTCCGAGGAGCTGGCCACCCGGCTGGGCTTCACGGGCATGTCGTTCCTGAACCTGTCGGTGGCGGAGTCGATCACGTCCGATCGCTTGCCTGAGCGGATCGACATCGTGACGGCGCTGCACGCCTGCAACACCGCCACCGACGACGCGATCCGCTTCGCGCTGCAGAAACAGGCGAAGAACATCGTGGTGGTGCCGTGCTGTCAGGCCGAAGTGGCCGGGGTGTTGAAGCAGAACAAGGGTAAGTCGCTGGGGAACGCGCTGACGGAAATCTGGCGGCATCCGCTGCATACGCGAGAGTTCGGCAGTCAGATCACGAATGTGCTGCGCTGTTTGCAGCTCGAAGCGCACGGGTATCAGGTCAGCGTGACCGAACTGGTCGGCTGGGAGCATTCGATGAAAAACGAACTCATCGTCGCCCAATACAAGGATCTGCCGAGACGGCGTCCGGCCGAGCGGCTCAACGAGGTGATGGAAACGCTGGGGATCGAGGAACTGAAAGAGCGGTTTTTTGTTTCCGGCTGA
- a CDS encoding MFS transporter, translating into MNWAARLIGGRFHYGWLTVAVVFLVLLAAAGTRATPSVMMLPLEHQFGWSRATISLAISVNIALYGLMGPFAAAAMQRFGVRPTLLAALGTMAAGVALSSLMTHPWQMVLIWGVMVGGSTGVAALSLSATVVTRWFTTRRGLVMGILTASSATGQLVFLPMLAAIAEHHGWRNVVWVVAIAAAIVIPLVAFLLPERPADMKLRPYGEAHDAPIAAVGSKQNPLAIAFGTLAMASKRRDFWLLFFSFFICGASTNGYVGTHLIAMCGDYGMTEVQGASLLAAMGIFDLFGTTLSGWLSDRFNSRVLLFWYYGLRGLSLIYLPHAFGIDFFGLPLFAVFYGLDWIATVPPTVRLATDIFGKESAPVVFGWVVAGHQLGAAFAALGAGMLRASLGTYTVASMISGGLCLVAALIVLRINRPAKVPEPQVA; encoded by the coding sequence ATGAACTGGGCAGCGAGACTGATTGGCGGGCGTTTCCACTACGGCTGGTTGACGGTCGCAGTGGTGTTTCTGGTACTGCTGGCGGCGGCCGGCACGCGCGCCACGCCGAGCGTGATGATGTTGCCGCTCGAGCATCAGTTCGGCTGGAGCCGCGCGACGATCTCGCTCGCGATCTCGGTGAATATCGCGCTGTACGGGCTGATGGGCCCGTTCGCGGCGGCCGCGATGCAGCGTTTCGGCGTGCGTCCCACGCTGCTGGCCGCGCTCGGCACGATGGCGGCGGGCGTGGCGCTGTCGTCGCTGATGACGCATCCGTGGCAGATGGTGCTGATCTGGGGCGTGATGGTCGGCGGCTCGACGGGCGTCGCGGCGTTGTCGCTGTCGGCGACGGTGGTGACGCGCTGGTTCACCACGCGCCGCGGCCTGGTGATGGGCATTCTCACGGCCAGTTCGGCGACCGGCCAACTGGTGTTTCTGCCGATGCTCGCGGCCATTGCCGAGCATCACGGCTGGCGTAACGTCGTGTGGGTCGTGGCGATCGCGGCGGCGATCGTGATTCCGCTGGTCGCGTTTCTGCTGCCGGAACGTCCGGCCGACATGAAGCTGCGCCCGTACGGCGAAGCGCACGACGCGCCGATCGCCGCCGTCGGCAGCAAACAGAATCCGCTCGCCATCGCGTTCGGCACGCTCGCCATGGCGAGCAAGCGGCGCGACTTCTGGCTGCTGTTCTTCAGTTTTTTCATCTGCGGCGCGAGCACCAACGGCTATGTCGGCACACACCTGATCGCCATGTGCGGCGACTACGGCATGACGGAAGTGCAGGGCGCGTCGCTGCTCGCCGCGATGGGCATCTTCGATCTGTTCGGCACGACGTTGTCGGGCTGGCTGTCGGACCGCTTCAATAGCCGGGTGCTGCTGTTCTGGTATTACGGTCTACGCGGTTTGTCGCTGATCTATCTGCCGCACGCGTTTGGTATCGACTTCTTCGGCCTGCCGCTGTTCGCCGTGTTCTACGGGCTCGACTGGATCGCGACCGTGCCGCCGACCGTGCGTCTCGCCACGGACATTTTCGGCAAGGAGTCGGCGCCGGTGGTGTTCGGCTGGGTCGTGGCCGGCCATCAGCTCGGCGCGGCCTTCGCGGCGCTCGGCGCGGGCATGCTGCGCGCGAGCCTCGGGACTTACACGGTGGCGTCGATGATTTCGGGCGGGCTGTGTCTCGTGGCCGCGCTGATCGTGCTGCGTATCAACCGGCCGGCCAAGGTGCCGGAACCGCAGGTGGCGTGA
- a CDS encoding cytochrome b: protein MAIEHEVETTGLVGWIDRRFPLTSTWKKHVSEYYAPKNFNFWYFFGSLALLVLVNQIVTGIFLTMNYKPDATLAFSSVEYIMREVPWGWLIRYMHSTGASMFFVVVYLHMFRGLMYGSYRKPRELVWVFGCAIFLCLMAEAFFGYLLPWGQMSFWGAQVIVNLFSAIPFIGPDLSLWIRGDYVVSDVTLNRFFAFHVIAIPLVLIGLVVAHLVALHEVGSNNPDGIEIKAKKDPDGIPLDGIPFHPYYSVHDFMGVSVFLFIFAAIIFFAPEMGGYFLEANNFIPANPLQTPQEIAPVWYFTAFYAMLRATTDPFKIVLMIVIALLGLLALVRARGKWKLGLPALAVLVILAMAFTESKFWGVVVMGGAVISLFFLPWLDRSPVKSIRYRPFFHKVFYGIFVVAFLTLGFLGTKPPSPVSTLIAQICALIYFAFFLGMPFWTRLGTFKQPPERVRFKPH, encoded by the coding sequence ACACGAAGTAGAGACGACCGGGCTGGTCGGCTGGATCGACCGGCGCTTTCCGCTGACCTCCACCTGGAAAAAGCACGTTTCCGAGTACTACGCGCCGAAGAACTTCAATTTCTGGTACTTCTTCGGTTCGCTCGCGTTGTTGGTGCTGGTCAATCAGATCGTCACCGGCATCTTCCTCACCATGAACTACAAGCCCGACGCGACGCTCGCGTTCTCGTCGGTCGAGTACATCATGCGCGAGGTGCCGTGGGGCTGGCTGATTCGCTATATGCACTCGACGGGCGCGTCGATGTTCTTCGTCGTCGTGTATCTGCATATGTTCCGCGGGCTGATGTACGGCTCGTACCGCAAGCCACGCGAACTGGTGTGGGTGTTCGGCTGCGCGATCTTTCTGTGCCTGATGGCCGAGGCGTTCTTCGGCTACCTGCTGCCGTGGGGGCAAATGTCGTTCTGGGGCGCGCAGGTGATCGTGAACCTGTTCTCGGCGATTCCGTTCATCGGGCCGGATCTGTCGCTGTGGATCCGCGGCGACTATGTGGTTTCGGACGTCACGCTGAACCGCTTCTTCGCGTTTCACGTGATCGCGATTCCGCTGGTGCTGATCGGGCTGGTGGTCGCGCATCTGGTGGCGCTGCACGAAGTGGGGTCGAACAACCCGGACGGTATCGAGATCAAGGCGAAGAAGGATCCGGACGGCATTCCGCTCGACGGTATTCCGTTCCACCCGTACTACTCGGTGCACGATTTCATGGGCGTGTCGGTGTTCCTGTTTATTTTCGCCGCGATCATTTTCTTCGCGCCGGAAATGGGCGGGTACTTCCTGGAAGCGAATAACTTCATTCCGGCTAATCCGCTGCAAACGCCACAGGAAATTGCGCCAGTGTGGTACTTCACCGCGTTCTATGCGATGTTGCGCGCCACGACCGACCCGTTCAAGATCGTGCTGATGATCGTGATCGCGTTGCTCGGCCTGCTCGCGCTGGTGCGTGCGCGCGGCAAGTGGAAGCTCGGCTTGCCGGCGCTCGCGGTGCTGGTGATTCTGGCCATGGCTTTCACCGAATCGAAGTTCTGGGGCGTGGTGGTGATGGGCGGCGCGGTGATTTCGCTGTTCTTCCTGCCGTGGCTCGACCGTTCGCCGGTGAAGTCGATCCGCTACCGGCCGTTCTTTCACAAGGTGTTCTACGGGATCTTCGTGGTCGCTTTCCTGACGCTCGGTTTCCTCGGTACGAAGCCGCCGTCGCCGGTTTCCACGCTGATCGCGCAGATCTGCGCACTGATCTATTTCGCGTTTTTCCTCGGTATGCCCTTCTGGACGCGGCTTGGCACGTTCAAGCAGCCACCCGAACGGGTGCGGTTCAAGCCTCACTAA
- a CDS encoding TetR/AcrR family transcriptional regulator translates to MSDKRQQILDTATLLFSKHGYHAVGVDWIIAESGVAKMTMYRHFPSKTDLVIAVLRQRQEQCAVSLKAFVEEADAPLVRLERVFDWHQDWFSSETFTGCMFTHAAAEFADKGSSIHEISVEQKADLTQFIEQLLGDLVSSAKAKILAPVMVMLLDGATLAVQISSRKGAAGEAWNAARALLAVHSEVMA, encoded by the coding sequence GTGTCAGATAAGCGTCAACAGATTCTCGATACCGCAACGCTGCTGTTCAGCAAGCATGGTTACCACGCCGTGGGGGTGGACTGGATCATCGCCGAATCCGGGGTGGCGAAAATGACCATGTACCGGCATTTCCCGTCCAAGACCGACCTGGTGATCGCCGTATTGCGGCAGCGTCAGGAGCAATGCGCGGTGTCGCTCAAAGCTTTTGTCGAGGAGGCCGATGCACCGCTCGTTCGTCTCGAACGGGTGTTCGACTGGCATCAGGACTGGTTTAGCAGCGAGACCTTCACGGGCTGCATGTTCACGCACGCTGCAGCCGAGTTTGCCGACAAAGGCAGCAGCATCCACGAAATTAGCGTCGAACAGAAAGCAGATCTCACGCAATTCATCGAGCAACTGCTGGGGGATCTTGTGTCGTCCGCAAAGGCCAAAATCCTCGCGCCCGTCATGGTGATGCTGCTCGACGGCGCCACGTTGGCGGTGCAGATCTCCAGTCGAAAAGGCGCGGCCGGCGAGGCCTGGAATGCCGCGCGCGCCTTGCTGGCTGTGCATTCTGAGGTAATGGCCTGA
- a CDS encoding TetR/AcrR family transcriptional regulator, with product MSDSETPKAAGTRRARSAQTAGPQAQQHLLRAADELFYREGVRTVGVDAVVERAGVNKMSLYRQFSSKDDLVMAYLERKDEQFFGYVEKSFAKHPGEPARQLQQYFDDLAVRASVDDYRGCPFVNVSVEFPDVAHPARQFVYDNKARLMARLTGLATDAGADDPVALANALGLMIEGVYAASQTYGPGCGPILAAPKAAAQLIAAACGAASAG from the coding sequence ATGTCCGATAGCGAAACGCCCAAAGCGGCCGGCACACGACGCGCGCGCAGTGCGCAGACGGCCGGACCGCAAGCGCAGCAGCATCTGCTGCGCGCCGCGGACGAACTGTTCTATCGCGAAGGCGTGCGCACGGTCGGCGTGGACGCGGTGGTCGAGCGGGCGGGCGTCAACAAGATGAGCTTATATCGCCAGTTTTCGTCGAAGGACGATCTGGTGATGGCTTATCTGGAGCGCAAGGACGAGCAGTTCTTCGGCTATGTGGAGAAGAGTTTCGCCAAACATCCCGGCGAGCCGGCCAGACAATTGCAGCAGTATTTCGACGACCTCGCGGTGCGTGCATCAGTCGACGACTATCGCGGCTGTCCGTTCGTCAACGTGTCGGTGGAGTTTCCGGACGTCGCGCATCCGGCGCGGCAGTTCGTGTATGACAACAAGGCCCGGCTGATGGCGCGGCTCACCGGCCTCGCGACCGACGCCGGCGCCGATGATCCGGTGGCGCTGGCCAACGCGCTCGGGTTGATGATCGAAGGCGTGTACGCAGCCAGCCAGACTTATGGGCCGGGGTGCGGGCCGATTCTGGCCGCCCCGAAGGCGGCGGCGCAGTTGATTGCGGCGGCTTGCGGCGCGGCGTCCGCGGGTTGA
- a CDS encoding ClpXP protease specificity-enhancing factor encodes MQEISTKPYLLRALYEWCTDNGYTPHIAVRVDNQTRVPRQFVRDNEIVLNISFEATSQLQMGNEWIEFSARFSGKSHKIEVPIANILAIYARENGQGMAFPVESAGGEAQDSGADAELADETEAPAAPRAVETSAADVAAKAEAATDGPQPDDDGSKGGGRARLKIVK; translated from the coding sequence ATGCAAGAGATTTCCACCAAGCCCTATCTGCTGCGCGCGTTGTACGAGTGGTGCACGGATAACGGCTATACGCCGCACATCGCGGTCCGGGTCGACAATCAGACGCGCGTGCCGCGTCAGTTCGTGCGTGACAACGAAATCGTGTTGAACATCAGCTTCGAGGCGACCAGCCAGCTGCAGATGGGCAACGAGTGGATCGAGTTCAGCGCGCGCTTTTCCGGCAAGTCGCACAAGATCGAGGTGCCGATCGCCAATATTCTCGCGATCTACGCGCGCGAAAACGGCCAAGGCATGGCGTTTCCGGTCGAGTCGGCGGGCGGTGAAGCACAGGATTCGGGTGCGGACGCGGAACTGGCGGACGAAACCGAAGCGCCGGCCGCACCGCGCGCGGTCGAGACTTCGGCCGCCGACGTGGCCGCCAAAGCTGAGGCCGCGACGGACGGCCCGCAGCCGGACGACGATGGTTCAAAAGGTGGCGGAAGGGCTCGCCTCAAGATCGTAAAATGA
- a CDS encoding TIGR03862 family flavoprotein: MPFSLDSARVAVIGGGPAGLMAAEALVSHGVQVDVYDAMPSVGRKFLMAGKGGMNITHSEALEPFLGRYGARRQEIAPLLDAFGPDALRAWLKALGVETFVGSSGRVFPTDMKAAPMLRAWLHRLRETGVRFHMRHKWVGWDTENGALNDASGRPAAHTLRFTTPNGEQLVTCNAVVFALGGASWPRLGSDAAWVPLMSARNVPVAPLRAANCGFDADWSPYLRERFAGQPIKSVAISLTDVDKIVHYRQGEILLTETGLEGSLIYALSSAIRERILADGDVTIALDLAPGLTLERVIAEVTRPRGSRSMSSHLQGRIGISGVKLALLHEVLSKETFADSNRLAHAIKALPVRLTRARPIAEAISTAGGIPFETLDAHLMVEQLPGAFCAGEMLDWEAPTGGYLLTACFASGRVAGRGALAYLAGLAGSRDGCIERTANANCVTLKRKRRASD, encoded by the coding sequence ATGCCCTTTTCCCTTGATTCCGCCCGCGTCGCCGTGATCGGCGGCGGCCCCGCCGGCTTGATGGCCGCCGAGGCGCTCGTCAGCCATGGCGTGCAAGTCGACGTCTACGACGCGATGCCGTCAGTCGGCCGCAAATTCCTGATGGCGGGCAAAGGCGGCATGAACATCACGCATTCCGAGGCGCTCGAGCCGTTTCTCGGCCGCTATGGCGCGCGCCGTCAGGAGATCGCGCCGCTGCTGGATGCGTTCGGTCCCGACGCGCTGCGGGCCTGGCTGAAGGCGCTGGGCGTCGAGACGTTTGTCGGCAGTTCTGGACGCGTTTTTCCCACCGACATGAAAGCCGCGCCAATGCTGCGCGCCTGGCTGCATCGGCTGAGAGAGACGGGGGTGCGTTTTCACATGCGCCATAAGTGGGTGGGTTGGGATACCGAAAACGGCGCTTTAAATGACGCTTCCGGCCGCCCCGCCGCACACACGCTACGGTTCACGACGCCCAACGGCGAGCAACTCGTAACCTGCAATGCGGTCGTCTTCGCGCTCGGCGGCGCAAGCTGGCCGCGCCTCGGGTCCGACGCCGCCTGGGTGCCGCTGATGAGCGCCCGCAACGTGCCGGTGGCGCCGCTGCGCGCCGCGAACTGCGGCTTCGACGCCGACTGGAGCCCCTATCTGCGCGAGCGTTTCGCGGGACAACCGATCAAGTCAGTCGCCATTTCGCTCACCGACGTAGACAAAATTGTCCACTATCGACAAGGTGAAATACTTCTGACCGAAACGGGCCTTGAAGGGAGCCTGATTTACGCGTTGTCGTCGGCGATTCGCGAGCGAATTCTCGCTGACGGCGACGTGACGATCGCGCTGGATCTGGCGCCGGGCTTGACTTTGGAGCGGGTGATCGCCGAAGTCACACGGCCGCGCGGCTCGCGTTCGATGTCGAGCCATCTGCAAGGGCGAATCGGGATTAGCGGGGTCAAACTCGCGCTGTTGCACGAAGTTCTGTCGAAGGAGACATTCGCGGATTCGAACCGGTTGGCGCACGCAATCAAGGCGCTGCCCGTGCGGCTCACGCGCGCTCGGCCGATCGCTGAAGCGATCAGTACAGCGGGGGGGATTCCCTTCGAAACGCTCGACGCGCATCTGATGGTCGAGCAGTTGCCCGGCGCGTTTTGCGCGGGCGAGATGCTTGACTGGGAAGCGCCGACCGGTGGTTATCTTTTGACGGCGTGCTTTGCCAGCGGACGGGTGGCGGGGCGCGGCGCGCTCGCTTACCTTGCGGGGCTCGCTGGGTCGCGCGACGGATGCATCGAACGCACCGCAAACGCCAACTGCGTAACGCTCAAACGAAAACGCCGCGCGTCAGACTAA
- a CDS encoding methyltransferase, which produces MTSPALITWPEAEGPRTARWRSEAAVPPPKRVVVADDRTTADSAYRLACEGTALLWNGDFQNARQLLQAVTRRLERKPRKQGETPVDAFNLHRQAQSQRARTLGMILIPLDAAYAIPLRRAPEVQQACVETYGPTDEASVVSLRELLGLIGAHEWRKKGVEIPALSERIHPHYGVFSPVRGEYVDLVARTPLPSLNKAFDIGTGTGVLAALLAKRGVKKIVATDQDPRALDCARENLTRLGYDQQVDVVKADLFPEGRAPLVVCNPPWVPARPASPLEHAVYDADSRMLLGFLNGLAGHLSPGGEGWLILSDFAEHLGLRSREWLLEAIDKAGLTVVGREDIRPRHPKSTDETDALHAARVAELTSLWRLKAR; this is translated from the coding sequence ATGACCAGCCCCGCACTCATTACCTGGCCCGAAGCCGAAGGCCCTCGCACTGCGCGTTGGCGCTCCGAAGCGGCCGTGCCGCCGCCCAAACGCGTTGTCGTCGCCGACGACCGCACGACCGCCGACTCGGCTTACCGCCTTGCATGCGAAGGCACGGCGCTGCTATGGAACGGCGACTTCCAGAACGCCCGCCAATTGCTGCAGGCCGTCACGCGACGGCTCGAGCGCAAACCGCGCAAACAAGGCGAAACGCCGGTCGACGCATTCAACCTGCATCGGCAGGCGCAGTCGCAACGCGCGCGCACGCTCGGCATGATCCTGATTCCGCTCGACGCCGCGTACGCCATTCCGCTGCGTCGCGCGCCCGAAGTGCAGCAGGCCTGCGTCGAAACCTACGGGCCGACCGATGAGGCATCGGTCGTCTCGTTGCGCGAATTGCTCGGTCTGATCGGCGCGCACGAGTGGCGCAAGAAGGGTGTCGAGATTCCCGCGCTCAGCGAGCGCATTCATCCGCATTACGGTGTGTTCTCGCCGGTGCGTGGCGAATATGTGGATCTCGTCGCACGCACGCCGCTGCCGTCGTTGAACAAGGCGTTCGATATCGGCACCGGCACCGGCGTGTTGGCCGCGTTGCTCGCCAAGCGCGGTGTGAAGAAAATCGTCGCGACCGATCAGGATCCGCGCGCGCTCGACTGCGCGCGCGAGAACCTCACGCGCCTCGGTTATGACCAGCAGGTCGACGTGGTGAAGGCCGATCTGTTTCCGGAGGGGCGCGCTCCGCTGGTGGTCTGCAATCCGCCGTGGGTGCCGGCGCGGCCCGCGTCGCCGCTCGAACATGCCGTCTACGATGCGGACAGCCGTATGCTGCTCGGTTTCCTGAATGGGCTGGCCGGGCATCTGTCGCCGGGCGGCGAAGGCTGGCTGATCCTGTCGGATTTTGCCGAGCATCTCGGGCTGCGTTCGCGCGAATGGTTGCTCGAAGCAATCGACAAGGCGGGGCTGACGGTGGTGGGACGTGAGGATATTCGTCCGCGGCATCCGAAATCGACCGATGAGACCGACGCGCTTCATGCGGCGCGTGTGGCTGAGTTGACGTCGTTGTGGCGGTTGAAGGCGCGCTAA
- a CDS encoding cytochrome c1, which yields MKKLLTKCALIGATLLAVLGTPAHADENFPLDRAPDNAENFASLQHGAQLFVNYCLNCHSANLMRYNRLTDLGITPAEIQSNLLFSTDKVGNTMTVAMRPDDAKAWFGAAPPDLSVEARARGKDWLYTYLRSFYRDDTRPTGWNNLVYENVSMPHVLWQLQGQRTAKFGDETDEKTGETVHKFVGYQQVTPGTMSPVDYDSAVADLVSYLSWMSEPTQKTRKQLGVWVLMFLGVLSFFAWRLNAAYWKHIK from the coding sequence ATGAAAAAACTGCTGACGAAGTGCGCGCTGATCGGCGCGACACTGCTTGCGGTGCTGGGTACACCGGCGCACGCGGACGAGAATTTCCCTCTCGACCGCGCGCCCGATAACGCGGAGAATTTCGCTTCTTTGCAGCACGGCGCGCAATTGTTTGTAAACTACTGCCTGAATTGTCACAGCGCGAACCTGATGCGCTACAACCGGCTGACCGACCTCGGCATCACGCCGGCGGAAATTCAGTCGAACCTGCTGTTCAGTACCGACAAGGTCGGCAACACCATGACCGTGGCGATGCGCCCGGACGACGCGAAAGCGTGGTTCGGCGCGGCTCCGCCGGATTTGTCGGTGGAAGCGCGGGCGCGCGGCAAAGACTGGCTGTACACGTATCTGCGCAGTTTTTATCGCGACGATACGCGGCCGACCGGCTGGAACAATCTGGTGTATGAAAACGTGAGCATGCCGCATGTGCTGTGGCAGCTTCAGGGGCAACGTACCGCGAAGTTCGGTGACGAAACCGACGAAAAAACGGGCGAGACGGTACACAAATTTGTCGGCTACCAGCAGGTCACTCCGGGGACGATGTCGCCGGTAGATTATGATTCTGCTGTGGCCGACCTCGTGTCGTACCTGTCATGGATGTCCGAACCGACGCAGAAAACCCGCAAACAGCTTGGCGTGTGGGTACTGATGTTCCTCGGCGTCCTGAGCTTTTTCGCCTGGCGACTGAACGCCGCGTACTGGAAACATATCAAATAA
- a CDS encoding DUF1059 domain-containing protein yields the protein MTRKYIDCREFPSEMNCTVALSADSESELLDAAVQHAVTVHQHTDSPELRTQLKTLFHEGTPPVEAPRA from the coding sequence ATGACCCGCAAATACATCGACTGCCGGGAGTTCCCGAGTGAAATGAATTGCACCGTTGCCCTGTCCGCCGACTCCGAGAGCGAATTGCTCGACGCCGCCGTGCAGCACGCGGTCACTGTCCATCAACACACGGATTCGCCGGAGTTGCGTACGCAACTGAAGACGCTGTTTCATGAAGGCACGCCACCGGTCGAAGCGCCGCGCGCTTGA
- a CDS encoding DNA-binding protein has product MDTVPNGNVEQKFQEMLAKLIATPAWSEKQQLELEMARDISTEMLRLAEVMRDGSVDMETCLIMLKYAKVLDFVMTTLASRRDIKPQTLRVIFKLAGLKVDEAYPG; this is encoded by the coding sequence ATGGATACGGTACCCAACGGAAACGTCGAACAGAAGTTTCAGGAAATGCTGGCGAAGCTGATCGCCACCCCGGCCTGGTCCGAAAAACAGCAGCTCGAACTGGAGATGGCCCGCGACATCTCCACGGAAATGCTGCGCCTGGCCGAAGTCATGCGCGACGGCAGCGTCGACATGGAAACCTGCCTGATCATGCTCAAGTACGCAAAAGTGCTCGACTTCGTGATGACGACGCTCGCGTCGCGCCGCGATATCAAACCGCAGACGCTGCGGGTCATTTTCAAGCTGGCGGGGTTGAAGGTGGACGAGGCGTATCCCGGCTAA